The proteins below come from a single Erinaceus europaeus chromosome 20, mEriEur2.1, whole genome shotgun sequence genomic window:
- the TAGLN gene encoding transgelin, giving the protein MANKGPSYGMSREVQSKIEKKYDEELEERLVEWIVVQCGPDVGRPDRGRLGFQVWLKNGVILSKLVNSLYPDGSKPVKVPENPPSMVFKQMEQVAQFLKAAEDYGVTKTDMFQTVDLFEGKDMAAVQRTLMALGSLAVTKNDGHYRGDPNWFMKKAQEHKREFTESQLQEGKHVIGLQMGSNRGASQAGMTGYGRPRQIIS; this is encoded by the exons ATGGCCAACAAAGGTCCTTCCTATGGCATGAGCCGCGAAGTGCAGTCCAAAATCGAGAAGAAATACGACGAGGAGCTAGAGGAAAGGCTGGTGGAGTGGATCGTGGTGCAGTGTGGCCCTGATGTGGGGCGCCCAGACCGCGGGCGCCTGGGCTTCCAGGTTTGGCTGAAGAATGGTGTG ATTCTGAGCAAGCTGGTGAACAGTCTGTATCCTGACGGCTCCAAGCCAGTGAAGGTGCCCGAGAACCCCCCCTCCATGGTGTTCAAGCAGATGGAGCAGGTGGCACAGTTCCTGAAGGCGGCCGAGGACTACGGGGTCACCAAGACAGACATGTTCCAGACTGTTGACCTCTTtgaag gTAAGGACATGGCTGCAGTGCAGAGGACCCTGATGGCACTGGGCAGCCTGGCGGTGACCAAGAATGACGGGCACTACCGTGGAGACCCCAACTGGTTTATGAA GAAAGCCCAGGAGCACAAGAGGGAGTTCACAGAGAGCCAGCTGCAGGAGGGCAAGCATGTCATCGGCCTACAGATGGGCAGCAACAGAGGGGCCTCCCAGGCTGGCATGACAGGCTATGGACGGCCTCGGCAGATCATCAGTTAG
- the PCSK7 gene encoding proprotein convertase subtilisin/kexin type 7 isoform X1 — translation MALWLLRRKPSSVRRRCGGLPHLRRDPAGLRADKERRRGGGRAGLPGARSTTGRASDAISLWAQNECEVVSQTRSSPRSVQPAALMPKGRQKAPHSDAPLGPPTCLWLEFAGLFFLVPWATGVATPGGPSGHSPGGLSWAVHLDSGAGEGLKMLEQQADALAQAAGLVNTGRIGELQGHYLFVQPAGPKPVEVIRRQAEAVLGMHKAVRWHSEQRLLKRAKRSLHFNDPKYPQQWHLNNRRSPGRDINVTGVWERNVTGQGVTVVVVDDGVEHTIQDIAPNYSPEGSYDLNSNDPDPMPHPDEENGNHHGTRCAGEIAAVPNNSFCAVGVAYGSRIAGIRVLDGPLTDSMEAVAFNKHYQINDIYSCSWGPDDDGKTVDGPHQLGKAALQHGVIAGRKGFGSIFVVASGNGGQHNDNCNYDGYANSIYTVTIGAVDEEGRMPFYAEECASMLAVTFSGGDKMLRSIVTTDWDLQKGTGCTEGHTGTSAAAPLAAGMIALMLQVRPCLTWRDVQHIIVFTATQYEDRRADWVTNEAGFSHSHQHGFGLLNAWRLVNAAKIWTSVPYLASYASPMLRENKAIPLSPHSLEVLWNVSRTDLEMSGLKTLEHVAVTVSITHPRRGSLELKLFCPSGMMSLIGTPRTMDSDPNGFNAWTFSTVRCWGERARGTYRLVVRDVGDEVAPAGLLQQWQLTLYGSTWSPVDIRDRQRLLESAMSGKYLRDDFTLPCPPGLKIPEEDGYTITPNTLKTLVLVGCFTVFWTVYYMLEVYLSQRSVASRLACRSGPCHWRQRSRKSREEGTELESVPLCNGKDPDSVETEREGPLTSSLLGPDLLGPGDWDLSPGRSAQNCLCQHLPPDLLQGKEEQIC, via the exons ATGGCTCTGTGGCTCCTGAGGAGAAAGCCGAGCTCTGTCAGGCGGCGCTGCGGGGGCCTCCCGCACCTACGACGGGACCCCGCGGGGCTGCGGGCAGACAAAGAGCGACGACGAGGAGGAGGCCGGGCAG GTCTGCCGGGTGCCCGCAGCACCACTGGCAGGGCAAGTGATGCCATTTCTCTGTGGGCACAAAATGAGTGTGAAGTGGTTAGCCAGACCAGGAGCTCACCAAGGAGCGTCCAG CCGGCTGCTCTGATGCCGAAGGGGAGGCAGAAGGCGCCACACTCGGATGCCCCCCTGGGCCCGCCCACCTGCCTCTGGCTGGAGTTCGCTGGCCTCTTCTTTCTGGTCCCTTGGGCCACGGGTGTGGCAACACCAGGTGGGCCCTCGGGCCACAGCCCAGGGGGGCTCAGCTGGGCTGTGCACCTGGACAGCGGGGCAGGCGAGGGGCTGAAGATGTTGGAGCAGCAGGCTGATGCCTTGGCCCAGGCCGCGGGGCTGGTGAATACCGGCCGCATTGGGGAGCTGCAGGGCCACTACCTCTTCGTGCAGCCTGCTGGGCCCAAGCCGGTGGAGGTCATCCGGCGACAGGCAGAGGCTGTGCTCGGGATGCACAAAGCCGTGCGTTGGCACTCAGAGCAGAGGCTACTGAAGCGGGCCAAGCGCAGCCTCCACTTCAACGACCCAAAGTACCCGCAGCAGTGGCACCTG AATAATCGGCGGAGCCCTGGCAGAGACATCAACGTGACTGGAGTCTGGGAGCGCAATGTCACTGGACAAGGGgtgacagtggtggtggtggatgaCGGCGTGGAGCACACCATCCAGGACATTGCACCCAATTAT AGTCCGGAAGGCAGCTATGACCTCAACTCCAATGACCCTGACCCTATGCCGCACCCTGATGAAGAGAATGGCAACCACCACGGCACACGGTGTGCGGGGGAGATCGCTGCGGTGCCCAACaacagcttctgtgctgtgggcgTGGCCTATGGGAGCCGCATAGCAG GTATCCGGGTGCTGGATGGACCCCTGACCGACAGCATGGAGGCCGTGGCGTTCAACAAGCACTACCAGATCAATGACATCTACAGCTGCAG CTGGGGACCAGATGACGATGGAAAGACGGTGGATGGCCCCCACCAGCTCGGAAAG GCAGCCCTGCAGCATGGAGTGATAGCCGGCCGCAAGGGTTTCGGCAGCATCTTTGTGGTTGCCAGCGGCAACGGAGGCCAACACAACGACAACTGCAACTATGACGGTTACGCCAACTCCATCTACACGGTCACCATAG GTGCCGTGGATGAGGAGGGCCGGATGCCATTCTACGCAGAGGAGTGTGCCTCTATGCTGGCCGTCACCTTCAGTGGTGGGGACAAGATGCTCCGGAGCATT GTGACCACTGACTGGGACCTCCAGAAGGGCACAGGCTGCACGGAGGGCCACACAGGGACCTCAGCCGCAGCCCCCCTGGCAGCCGGCATGATCGCCCTGATGCTGCAGGTGCGGCCCTGCCTCACCTGGCGCGATGTCCAGCACATCATCGTCTTCACAGCCACCCAG TATGAGGATCGGCGAGCAGATTGGGTCACCAACGAGGCTGGCTTCAGCCACAGCCACCAGCACGGGTTTGGCCTACTCAACGCTTGGAGGCTGGTTAACGCAGCCAAG ATCTGGACGTCTGTCCCTTACTTAGCCTCCTATGCCAGCCCCATGTTAAGAGAGAACAAGGCaatccccctgtctccccactcGCTGGAGGTCCTCTGGAATG TCAGCAGGACGGACCTGGAGATGTCAGGGCTGAAGACACTGGAGCACGTGGCGGTGACAGTCTCCATCACACACCCTCGGCGGGGCAGCCTGGAGCTGAAGCTGTTCTGCCCCAGCGGCATGATGTCCCTCATCGGCACCCCACGCACCATGGACTC GGACCCCAACGGCTTCAATGCCTGGACCTTCTCCACCGTGCggtgctggggagagagggccagagggacATACAGACTCGTGGTCAGGGATGTAG GAGACGAGGTAGCCCCAGCTGGCCTGCTCCAGCAGTGGCAGCTGACCCTCTACGGCTCCACATGGAGCCCTGTGGACATCAGAGACAGGCAAAG GCTGTTAGAAAGTGCCATGAGTGGGAAGTACCTTCGTGATGACTTCACCCTGCCCTGTCCTCCCGGGCTGAAGATTCCTGAGGAAGACGGTTACACCATCACCCCAAACACCCTCAAG ACCCTGGTGCTGGTGGGCTGCTTCACCGTCTTCTGGACCGTTTACTACATGCTGGAGGTGTACTTAAGCCAGAGGAGTGTGGCCTCTCGCTTGGCTTGCAGGAGTGGGCCCTGCCACTGGCGCCAGCGCAGCCGGAAATCCAGGGAAGAGGGCACAGAGCTGGAGTCGGTGCCGCTTTGCAACGGCAAGGACCCGGACTCGGTGGAGACTGAGCGTGAGGGCCCCCTGACCTCCAGTCTCCTTGGGCCAGACCTGCTGGGTCCGGGGGACTGGGACCTATCCCCAGGCAGGAGTGCCCAGAACTGTCTCTGCCAGCACCTGCCCCCCGACCTACTGCAGGGGAAGGAGGAGCAGATTTGCTGA
- the PCSK7 gene encoding proprotein convertase subtilisin/kexin type 7 isoform X2, which yields MPKGRQKAPHSDAPLGPPTCLWLEFAGLFFLVPWATGVATPGGPSGHSPGGLSWAVHLDSGAGEGLKMLEQQADALAQAAGLVNTGRIGELQGHYLFVQPAGPKPVEVIRRQAEAVLGMHKAVRWHSEQRLLKRAKRSLHFNDPKYPQQWHLNNRRSPGRDINVTGVWERNVTGQGVTVVVVDDGVEHTIQDIAPNYSPEGSYDLNSNDPDPMPHPDEENGNHHGTRCAGEIAAVPNNSFCAVGVAYGSRIAGIRVLDGPLTDSMEAVAFNKHYQINDIYSCSWGPDDDGKTVDGPHQLGKAALQHGVIAGRKGFGSIFVVASGNGGQHNDNCNYDGYANSIYTVTIGAVDEEGRMPFYAEECASMLAVTFSGGDKMLRSIVTTDWDLQKGTGCTEGHTGTSAAAPLAAGMIALMLQVRPCLTWRDVQHIIVFTATQYEDRRADWVTNEAGFSHSHQHGFGLLNAWRLVNAAKIWTSVPYLASYASPMLRENKAIPLSPHSLEVLWNVSRTDLEMSGLKTLEHVAVTVSITHPRRGSLELKLFCPSGMMSLIGTPRTMDSDPNGFNAWTFSTVRCWGERARGTYRLVVRDVGDEVAPAGLLQQWQLTLYGSTWSPVDIRDRQRLLESAMSGKYLRDDFTLPCPPGLKIPEEDGYTITPNTLKTLVLVGCFTVFWTVYYMLEVYLSQRSVASRLACRSGPCHWRQRSRKSREEGTELESVPLCNGKDPDSVETEREGPLTSSLLGPDLLGPGDWDLSPGRSAQNCLCQHLPPDLLQGKEEQIC from the exons ATGCCGAAGGGGAGGCAGAAGGCGCCACACTCGGATGCCCCCCTGGGCCCGCCCACCTGCCTCTGGCTGGAGTTCGCTGGCCTCTTCTTTCTGGTCCCTTGGGCCACGGGTGTGGCAACACCAGGTGGGCCCTCGGGCCACAGCCCAGGGGGGCTCAGCTGGGCTGTGCACCTGGACAGCGGGGCAGGCGAGGGGCTGAAGATGTTGGAGCAGCAGGCTGATGCCTTGGCCCAGGCCGCGGGGCTGGTGAATACCGGCCGCATTGGGGAGCTGCAGGGCCACTACCTCTTCGTGCAGCCTGCTGGGCCCAAGCCGGTGGAGGTCATCCGGCGACAGGCAGAGGCTGTGCTCGGGATGCACAAAGCCGTGCGTTGGCACTCAGAGCAGAGGCTACTGAAGCGGGCCAAGCGCAGCCTCCACTTCAACGACCCAAAGTACCCGCAGCAGTGGCACCTG AATAATCGGCGGAGCCCTGGCAGAGACATCAACGTGACTGGAGTCTGGGAGCGCAATGTCACTGGACAAGGGgtgacagtggtggtggtggatgaCGGCGTGGAGCACACCATCCAGGACATTGCACCCAATTAT AGTCCGGAAGGCAGCTATGACCTCAACTCCAATGACCCTGACCCTATGCCGCACCCTGATGAAGAGAATGGCAACCACCACGGCACACGGTGTGCGGGGGAGATCGCTGCGGTGCCCAACaacagcttctgtgctgtgggcgTGGCCTATGGGAGCCGCATAGCAG GTATCCGGGTGCTGGATGGACCCCTGACCGACAGCATGGAGGCCGTGGCGTTCAACAAGCACTACCAGATCAATGACATCTACAGCTGCAG CTGGGGACCAGATGACGATGGAAAGACGGTGGATGGCCCCCACCAGCTCGGAAAG GCAGCCCTGCAGCATGGAGTGATAGCCGGCCGCAAGGGTTTCGGCAGCATCTTTGTGGTTGCCAGCGGCAACGGAGGCCAACACAACGACAACTGCAACTATGACGGTTACGCCAACTCCATCTACACGGTCACCATAG GTGCCGTGGATGAGGAGGGCCGGATGCCATTCTACGCAGAGGAGTGTGCCTCTATGCTGGCCGTCACCTTCAGTGGTGGGGACAAGATGCTCCGGAGCATT GTGACCACTGACTGGGACCTCCAGAAGGGCACAGGCTGCACGGAGGGCCACACAGGGACCTCAGCCGCAGCCCCCCTGGCAGCCGGCATGATCGCCCTGATGCTGCAGGTGCGGCCCTGCCTCACCTGGCGCGATGTCCAGCACATCATCGTCTTCACAGCCACCCAG TATGAGGATCGGCGAGCAGATTGGGTCACCAACGAGGCTGGCTTCAGCCACAGCCACCAGCACGGGTTTGGCCTACTCAACGCTTGGAGGCTGGTTAACGCAGCCAAG ATCTGGACGTCTGTCCCTTACTTAGCCTCCTATGCCAGCCCCATGTTAAGAGAGAACAAGGCaatccccctgtctccccactcGCTGGAGGTCCTCTGGAATG TCAGCAGGACGGACCTGGAGATGTCAGGGCTGAAGACACTGGAGCACGTGGCGGTGACAGTCTCCATCACACACCCTCGGCGGGGCAGCCTGGAGCTGAAGCTGTTCTGCCCCAGCGGCATGATGTCCCTCATCGGCACCCCACGCACCATGGACTC GGACCCCAACGGCTTCAATGCCTGGACCTTCTCCACCGTGCggtgctggggagagagggccagagggacATACAGACTCGTGGTCAGGGATGTAG GAGACGAGGTAGCCCCAGCTGGCCTGCTCCAGCAGTGGCAGCTGACCCTCTACGGCTCCACATGGAGCCCTGTGGACATCAGAGACAGGCAAAG GCTGTTAGAAAGTGCCATGAGTGGGAAGTACCTTCGTGATGACTTCACCCTGCCCTGTCCTCCCGGGCTGAAGATTCCTGAGGAAGACGGTTACACCATCACCCCAAACACCCTCAAG ACCCTGGTGCTGGTGGGCTGCTTCACCGTCTTCTGGACCGTTTACTACATGCTGGAGGTGTACTTAAGCCAGAGGAGTGTGGCCTCTCGCTTGGCTTGCAGGAGTGGGCCCTGCCACTGGCGCCAGCGCAGCCGGAAATCCAGGGAAGAGGGCACAGAGCTGGAGTCGGTGCCGCTTTGCAACGGCAAGGACCCGGACTCGGTGGAGACTGAGCGTGAGGGCCCCCTGACCTCCAGTCTCCTTGGGCCAGACCTGCTGGGTCCGGGGGACTGGGACCTATCCCCAGGCAGGAGTGCCCAGAACTGTCTCTGCCAGCACCTGCCCCCCGACCTACTGCAGGGGAAGGAGGAGCAGATTTGCTGA